A single genomic interval of Camelina sativa cultivar DH55 chromosome 11, Cs, whole genome shotgun sequence harbors:
- the LOC104724091 gene encoding transmembrane 9 superfamily member 4 isoform X2 produces MTSLLLVVFFLFGVSPVISDGSDHRYKVGDDVPLYANKVGPFHNPSETYRYFDLPFCSSAPVKEKKEALGEVLNGDRLVSAPYKLEFLNFKISVVACRKRLSREDVAKFRDVILKDYYFQMYYDDLPIWGFLGKVVKDGKTDPSEYKYYLFNHLQFEIFYNQDRVIEVIVRTDQNFLVDLTEDKEVEVDFTYTVRWKETEIPFEKRMEKYSLASSMPHHLEIHWFSIINSCVTVLLLTGFLATILMRVLKNDFVKYAHDEEAAEDQEETGWKLIHGDVFRFPKHKSLLAAALGSGTQLFTLAVFIFMLALVGVFYPYNRGALFTALVVIYALTSGIAGYTSASFYCQLEGTNWVRNLILTGSLFCGPLLLTFSFLNTVAIAYQATAALPFGTIVVIFLIWALVTSPLLILGGIAGKNRKSEFQAPCRTTKYPREIPPLRWYRRTLPQMAMAGFLPFSAIYIELYYIFASVWGHRIYTIYSILSIVFLILVIVTAFITVALAYFQLAAEDHEWWWRSLLCGGSTGLFIYAYCLYYYYARSDMSGFMQTSFFFGYMACICYGFFLMLGSIGFRASLLFVRHIYRSIKCE; encoded by the exons ATGACGTCGCTTCTTCTggtcgtcttcttcctcttcggcGTTTCTCCGGTTATCTCTGACGGTTCCGATCACCGTTATAAGGTCGGCGATGATGTTCCCCTTTACGCCAACAAAGTCGGCCCGTTTCACAATCCTAG TGAAACATACCGATACTTTGATCTCCCATTCTGTTCATCAG CTCCTGTTAAGGAAAAGAAGGAAGCTCTTGGGGAGGTTCTCAATGGAGATCGGTTAGTCAGTGCACCCTACAAACTGgagtttttgaatttcaagATCTCTGTAGTTGCATGTAGAAAGAGGTTGAGTAGAGAAGACGTTGCTAAGTTTCGTGATGTCATCTTGAAAGACTACTACTTTCAGATGTATTATGATGACTTGCCCATCTGGGGATTCCTTGGAAAAGTTGTCAAGGATGGCAAAACTGACCCATCCGAGTACAAATACTACCTCTTCAATCACCTGCAGTTTGAGATTTTCTATAATCAGGACCGTGTTATTGAAGTTATTGTGAGAACAGACCAGAACTTTCTTGTGGACTTGACTGAGGACAAGGAAGTCGAAGTGGATTTCACATACACAGTTCGATGGAAGGAAACAGAAATTCCATTCGAGAAGAGGATGGAGAAATACTCGCTGGCTTCTTCAATGCCCCACCACTTGGAAATCCACTGGTTCTCTATCATTAACTCATGTGTCACAGTTCTTCTCTTGACTGGTTTCCTTGCCACTATTCTGATGCGAGTCTTGAAGAATGATTTTGTCAA GTATGCTCATGATGAAGAGGCAGCTGAAGACCAAGAAGAGACTGGGTGGAAATTGATTCATGGTGATGTATTTAGGTTCCCAAAACACAAATCCCTGCTGGCTGCGGCCCTTGGTTCTGGCACACAACTGTTTACACT AGCTGTTTTCATCTTTATGCTTGCGTTAGTTGGTGTCTTTTATCCCTACAACCGTGGAGCATTGTTTACTGCATTGGTGGTCATATATGCACTTACTTCAGGGATTGCCGGATATACTTCTGCTTCTTTCTATTGCCAGCTAGAAGGAACTAATTGG GTGAGGAATCTTATACTGACTGGAAGCCTCTTCTGTGGACCTCTTTTGCTCACTTTCTCCTTCCTTAATACTGTTGCAATTGCTTACCAAGCCACTGCAGCTTTGCCATTTGGGACAATTGTGGTTATTTTCCTTATATGGGCACTGGTTACTTCACCATTGTTAATACTGGGAGGTATCGCCGGGAAGAACAGAAAATCTGAGTTTCAAGCTCCTTGTCGTACCACAAAATATCCAAGAGAGATCCCACCATTGCGCTGGTACCGGAGAACACTTCCGCAGATGGCTATGGCTGGTTTTTTGCCGTTCAGTGCCATTTACATCGAGCTTTACTACATATTTGCCAGTGTTTGGGGTCACAGAATATACACCATCTATAGTATTCTTTCTATCGTCTTCCTTATTCTCGTTATAGTCACTGCTTTCATCACAGTTGCGTTGGCATACTTCCAACTTGCTGCTGAAGACCATGAGTGGTGGTGGAG ATCATTGCTATGTGGTGGATCAACGGGCTTGTTCATATATGCCTACTGCTTGTATTACTACTATGCACGGTCGGATATGTCAGGGTTCATGCAgacttccttcttctttggcTACATGGCGTGCATCTGCTACGGATTTTTCCTCATGCTCGGGTCAATCGGATTCCgtgcttctcttctctttgttcGTCACATTTACCGCTCCATCAAGTGCGAGTAA
- the LOC104724091 gene encoding transmembrane 9 superfamily member 4 isoform X1 has translation MTSLLLVVFFLFGVSPVISDGSDHRYKVGDDVPLYANKVGPFHNPSETYRYFDLPFCSSAPVKEKKEALGEVLNGDRLVSAPYKLEFLNFKISVVACRKRLSREDVAKFRDVILKDYYFQMYYDDLPIWGFLGKVVKDGKTDPSEYKYYLFNHLQFEIFYNQDRVIEIIVRTDQNFLVDLTEDKEVEVDFTYTVRWKETEIPFEKRMEKYSLASSMPHHLEIHWFSIINSCVTVLLLTGFLATILMRVLKNDFVKYAHDEEAADDQEETGWKLIHGDVFRFPIHKSLLAAALGSGTQLFTLAVFIFMLALVGVFYPYNRGALFTALVVIYALTSGIAGYTSASFYCQLEGTNWVRNLILTGSLFCGPLLLTFSFLNTVAIAYQATAALPFGTIVVIFLIWALVTSPLLILGGIAGKNRKSEFQAPCRTTKYPREIPPLRWYRRTLPQMAMAGFLPFSAIYIELYYIFASVWGHRIYTIYSILSIVFLILVIVTAFITVALAYFQLAAEDHEWWWRSLLCGGSTGLFIYAYCLYYYYARSDMSGFMQTSFFFGYMACICYGFFLMLGSIGFRASLLFVRHIYRSIKCE, from the exons ATGACGTCGCTTCTTCTggtcgtcttcttcctcttcggcGTTTCTCCGGTTATCTCTGACGGTTCCGATCACCGTTATAAGGTCGGCGATGATGTTCCCCTTTACGCCAACAAAGTCGGCCCGTTTCACAATCCTAG TGAAACATACCGATACTTTGATCTCCCATTCTGTTCATCAG CTCCTGTTAAGGAAAAGAAGGAAGCTCTTGGGGAAGTTCTCAATGGAGATCGGTTAGTCAGTGCACCCTACAAACTGgagtttttgaatttcaagATCTCTGTAGTTGCATGTAGAAAGAGGTTGAGTAGAGAAGACGTTGCTAAGTTTCGTGATGTCATCTTGAAAGACTACTACTTTCAGATGTATTATGATGACTTGCCCATCTGGGGGTTCCTTGGAAAAGTTGTCAAGGATGGCAAAACTGACCCATCCGAGTACAAATACTACCTCTTCAATCACCTGCAGTTTGAGATTTTCTATAACCAGGACCGTGTTATTGAAATTATTGTGAGAACAGACCAGAACTTTCTTGTGGACTTGACTGAGGACAAGGAAGTCGAAGTGGATTTCACATACACAGTTCGATGGAAGGAAACAGAAATTCCATTCGAGAAGAGGATGGAGAAATACTCGCTGGCTTCTTCAATGCCCCACCACTTGGAAATCCACTGGTTCTCTATCATTAACTCATGTGTCACAGTTCTTCTCTTGACTGGTTTCCTTGCCACTATTCTGATGCGAGTCTTGAAGAATGATTTTGTCAA GTATGCTCATGATGAAGAGGCAGCTGATGACCAAGAAGAGACTGGGTGGAAATTGATTCATGGTGATGTATTTAGGTTCCCAATACACAAATCCCTGCTGGCTGCGGCCCTTGGTTCTGGCACACAACTGTTTACACT AGCTGTTTTCATCTTTATGCTTGCGTTAGTTGGTGTCTTTTATCCCTACAACCGTGGAGCATTGTTTACTGCATTGGTGGTCATATATGCACTTACTTCAGGGATTGCCGGATATACTTCTGCTTCTTTCTATTGCCAGCTAGAAGGAACTAATTGG GTGAGGAATCTTATACTGACTGGAAGCCTCTTCTGTGGACCTCTTTTGCTCACTTTCTCCTTCCTTAATACTGTTGCAATTGCTTACCAAGCCACTGCAGCTTTGCCATTTGGGACAATTGTGGTTATTTTCCTTATATGGGCACTGGTTACTTCACCATTGTTAATACTGGGAGGTATCGCCGGGAAGAACAGAAAATCTGAGTTTCAAGCTCCTTGTCGTACCACAAAATATCCAAGAGAGATCCCACCATTGCGCTGGTACCGGAGAACACTTCCGCAGATGGCTATGGCTGGTTTTTTGCCGTTCAGTGCCATTTACATCGAGCTTTACTACATATTTGCCAGTGTTTGGGGTCACAGAATATACACCATCTATAGTATTCTTTCTATCGTCTTCCTTATTCTCGTTATAGTCACTGCTTTCATCACAGTTGCGTTGGCATACTTCCAACTTGCTGCTGAAGACCATGAGTGGTGGTGGAG ATCATTGCTATGTGGTGGATCAACGGGCTTGTTCATATATGCCTACTGCTTGTATTACTACTATGCACGGTCGGATATGTCAGGGTTCATGCAgacttccttcttctttggcTACATGGCGTGCATCTGCTACGGATTTTTCCTCATGCTCGGGTCAATCGGATTCCgtgcttctcttctctttgttcGTCACATTTACCGCTCCATCAAGTGCGAGTAA
- the LOC104728237 gene encoding transmembrane 9 superfamily member 4-like yields MTSLLLVVFFLFGVSPVISDGSDHRYKVGDDVPLYANKVGPFHNPSETYRYFDLPFCSSAPVKEKKEALGEVLNGDRLVSAPYKLEFLNFKISVVACRKRLSREDVAKFRDVILKDYYFQMYYDDLPIWGFLGKVVKDGKTDPSEYKYYLFNHLQFEIFYNQDRVIEVIVRTDQNFLVDLTEDKEVEVDFTYTVRWKETEIPFEKRMEKYSLASSMPHHLEIHWFSIINSCVTVLLLTGFLATILMRVLKNDFVKYAHDEEAAEDQEETGWKLIHGDVFRFPIHKSLLAAALGSGTQLFTLAVFIFMLALVGVFYPYNRGALFTALVVIYALTSGIAGYTSASFYCQLEGTNWVSMDNXSHEHVTTRDIDNVISTQRESRHKKEITFMLQYNTNRKEFNK; encoded by the exons ATGACGTCGCTTCTTCTggtcgtcttcttcctcttcggcGTTTCTCCGGTTATCTCTGACGGTTCCGATCACCGTTATAAGGTCGGCGATGATGTTCCCCTTTACGCCAACAAAGTCGGCCCGTTTCACAATCCTAG TGAAACATACCGATACTTTGATCTCCCATTCTGTTCATCAG CTCCTGTTAAGGAAAAGAAGGAAGCTCTTGGGGAGGTTCTCAATGGAGATCGGTTAGTCAGTGCACCCTACAAACTGgagtttttgaatttcaagATCTCTGTAGTTGCATGTAGAAAGAGGTTGAGTAGAGAAGACGTTGCTAAGTTTCGTGATGTCATCTTGAAAGACTACTACTTTCAGATGTATTATGATGACTTGCCCATCTGGGGATTCCTTGGAAAAGTTGTCAAGGATGGCAAAACTGACCCATCCGAGTACAAATACTACCTCTTCAATCACCTGCAGTTTGAGATTTTCTATAATCAGGACCGTGTTATTGAAGTTATTGTGAGAACAGACCAGAACTTTCTTGTGGACTTGACTGAGGACAAGGAAGTCGAAGTGGATTTCACATACACAGTTCGATGGAAGGAAACAGAAATTCCATTCGAGAAGAGGATGGAGAAATACTCGCTGGCTTCTTCAATGCCCCACCACTTGGAAATCCACTGGTTCTCTATCATTAACTCATGTGTCACAGTTCTTCTCTTGACTGGTTTCCTTGCCACTATTCTGATGCGAGTCTTGAAGAATGATTTTGTCAA GTATGCTCATGATGAAGAGGCAGCTGAAGACCAAGAAGAGACTGGGTGGAAATTGATTCATGGTGATGTATTTAGGTTCCCAATACACAAATCCCTGCTGGCTGCGGCCCTTGGTTCTGGCACACAACTGTTTACACT AGCTGTTTTCATCTTTATGCTTGCGTTAGTTGGTGTCTTTTATCCCTACAACCGTGGAGCATTGTTTACTGCATTGGTGGTCATATATGCACTTACTTCAGGGATTGCCGGATATACTTCTGCTTCTTTCTATTGCCAGCTAGAAGGAACTAATTGGGTAAGTATGGATAATNGATCTCATGAGCACGTAACAACACGTGATATAGACAATGTCATTAGCACACAACGCGAATCGCGTCACAAGAAAGAGATCACATTCATGCTGCAATACAACACTAACCGCAAAGAATTCAACAAGTAA
- the LOC104728238 gene encoding uncharacterized protein LOC104728238, with translation MSGRRNMHQPLSRAKDRMPKSTTWPDISNLSIPHTHLVGVLKEMGGTVRWPSKMKALENMCDTSKWCEFHNDQGHKTEDCISLRMEVNELLKKGYLREYLSDRTRNRMNGENSKQIAIANTPILPPKHDRVINVISGGSEISGITHSAAKRNTRAVKNSQSRGHTTKGDTLSCTINFTTDESSVPTLHHDALVIQLTVANCLMKRILIDNGSSTNILYMQAYKELGLDEGGLTQKSIPLVGFIGEVKQSIGKVTLPVNAEGVNKHTKFLVVDCASAYNAMMGSPWIHDMGAIPSTLHQTIKFPIHVESKR, from the coding sequence AtgagtggaagaagaaacatgcATCAACCATTGAGCAGAGCTAAAGACAGAATGCCTAAATCAACAACATGGCCAGATATTAGCAACCTCTCAATCCCTCATACACATTTAGTCGGTGTATTGAAGGAGATGGGTGGAACCGTGAGATGGCCTTCAAAGATGAAAGCACTTGAAAATATGTGTGACACCTCGAAGTGGTGTGAGTTCCACAACGATCAAGGCCACAAAACAGAAGATTGCATATCATTGAGGATGGAAGTGAATGAGCTACTGAAAAAAGGTTACTTGAGGGAATATTTGTCTGATAGAACCCGCAATCGCATGAATGGCGAGAACAGCAAGCAAATAGCAATTGCAAACACTCCAATTTTGCCTCCAAAACATGATCGAGTCATCAATGTTATCTCTGGAGGATCAGAGATAAGTGGGATAACTCACTCAGCTGCGAAAAGAAACACTAGAGCTGTCAAGAATTCTCAAAGCAGAGGACACACTACGAAAGGCGATACACTGTCATGCACTATAAATTTTACGACTGATGAGAGCAGTGTACCAACCCTGCATCACGATGCTTTAGTCATACAACTGACGGTGGCTAACTGTTTGATGAAGAGGATATTAATCGACAATGGAAGCTCAACTAACATCCTCTATATGCAAGCATATAAGGAGTTGGGTCTCGACGAAGGAGGACTGACACAAAAATCTATTCCATTAGTAGGGTTCATCGGTGAGGTCAAGCAGAGTATTGGCAAAGTGACGCTTCCAGTGAATGCAGAGGGAGTTAACAAACACACTAAATTTTTGGTAGTAGATTGTGCTTCGGCTTACAACGCTATGATGGGAAGCCCTTGGATTCACGACATGGGAGCTATTCCATCGACTCTACATCAGACTATCAAATTTCCCATCCATGTGGAGTCAAAGAGATAG